The genomic region TTTCCAAGACGAATACGGTTACGAAAAAGATGCGCCCGGTCAGGCAAACATGACCTTGGCAACAAACTGGGTCGGCAACCGTTTCAACTGCCTTGCCTATACGTTGGAAATGCCGTTCAAAGACAATGCCAACCTGCCCGACGACGATTTCGGATGGAACGGTCAACGGTCGTTGCGCTTGGGCGAAGCCGCGTTGTCCGCCATCCTCAACATCATCGGCGATTTGCGCTGAAACCCTTATTGCAGAAATGCCGTCTGAAGCATCATGCCTTTCAGACGGCATTTGAAAACGAAAGCCCGTTATGATTACCCATCCCCAATTCGACCCCGTCCTTATCAGTATCGGCCCGCTTGCCGTCCGCTGGTATGCCCTAAGCTACATCCTCGGATTTATTCTTTTTACCTTTCTCGGCAGAAGGCGCATCGCGCAAGGCTTGTCCGTTTTTACCAAAGAATCGCTCGACGACTTCCTGACATGGGGCATTTTGGGCGTAATTTTGGGCGGGCGTTTGGGTTACGTCCTGTTTTACAAGTTTTCCGACTACCTCGCCCATCCGCTTGATATTTTCAAGGTATGGGAAGGCGGAATGTCGTTCCACGGCGGCTTTTTGGGTGTAGTTATTGCCATATGGTTGTTCGGTCGCAAACACGGCATCGGCTTCCTCAAACTGATGGACACGGTCGCACCGCTCGTTCCACTGGGTCTCGCTTCGGGACGTATCGGCAACTTCATCAACGGCGAACTTTGGGGACGCGTTACCGACATCAACGCATTTTGGGCAATGGGCTTCCCGCAGGCGCGTTACGAAGACCTCGAAGCCGCCGCGCACAATCCGCTTTGGGCAGAATGGCTGCAACAATACGGTATGCTGCCGCGTCATCCCTCGCAGCTTTATCAGTTTGCACTTGAAGGCATCTGCCTGTTCGCCGTCGTTTGGCTGTTCTCTAAAAAACAGCGGCCGACCGGACAAGTCGCCTCACTCTTCCTCGGCGGCTACGGCATATTCCGCTTCATTGCCGAATTTGCACGCCAACCCGACGACTATCTCGGGCTGCTGACCTTGGGGCTGTCGATGGGGCAATGGTTGAGCGTCCCGATGATTGTTTTGGGTATCGTCGGCTTTGTCCGGTTCGGCATGAAAAACAGCACTGACCGCCTGTGAAAAATACCGTCTGAAACATGGAAATCCGGTTTCAGACGGCATTTTTACGTTTGGTTCATGGAAACAAACGCTTCAATTCTTACCGCAACACGCCTTGTATTTTCTGCCGCTGCCGCACGGACAGGGATCGTTCCTGCCTGTTTTTTCGCCTTCCCTGCGGACGGTTTGCGGCTTGTTGATGACCGCCTGCCAGTAGCGGTAGATATCCGCCAATGCATAAGGCAACTCGGATTCCAGTTCCGCCAGCTCGCCTTCTGTGAATTGCAGACGGATAGTGCCGTTGTCCTCTTCGTCGTAAATACCGCCCAATGCCATGATGGGATAAAACAACTCTTCAAACGCTTCATCATCGACGGCTTCAAACCAATCGGTCGGCACAATATCCAAACCGTAAAGATAAGCATTGCACCATGTGTAAAAATCGCTGCCGCCGTCTTCGTTTTCATACAGCCACAAATCGGGCAGTTTTTTATCCGACATCGCGGCGGTTGTTTCCATCGCCATTGCCAAAACCAGCCGTTCGATTTCGGAACGTTCGGCGGCGGTAAATTGCGATTCGTCGCCCAACACTTCGGGCAGCCAGTCGAGCGGTGTCAATTTGTCCGGCCCGCTCAACAGCGCCGTCATAAAACCTTGAACCTCGTCGCAACGCATCGTGTTGCCTTGTTCGCTTTTGGCATCCAACAATTCGCTCAACCGCCGTTTGGATGCTTCGGTAAATTTTCGGGAATCCATCATTTTCCTTTTCCAATGGGTTTTGCGCCCTATTATAGTGGATTAAATTTAAATCAGGAC from Neisseria meningitidis harbors:
- the lgt gene encoding prolipoprotein diacylglyceryl transferase, with amino-acid sequence MITHPQFDPVLISIGPLAVRWYALSYILGFILFTFLGRRRIAQGLSVFTKESLDDFLTWGILGVILGGRLGYVLFYKFSDYLAHPLDIFKVWEGGMSFHGGFLGVVIAIWLFGRKHGIGFLKLMDTVAPLVPLGLASGRIGNFINGELWGRVTDINAFWAMGFPQARYEDLEAAAHNPLWAEWLQQYGMLPRHPSQLYQFALEGICLFAVVWLFSKKQRPTGQVASLFLGGYGIFRFIAEFARQPDDYLGLLTLGLSMGQWLSVPMIVLGIVGFVRFGMKNSTDRL
- a CDS encoding YecA family protein, which produces MDSRKFTEASKRRLSELLDAKSEQGNTMRCDEVQGFMTALLSGPDKLTPLDWLPEVLGDESQFTAAERSEIERLVLAMAMETTAAMSDKKLPDLWLYENEDGGSDFYTWCNAYLYGLDIVPTDWFEAVDDEAFEELFYPIMALGGIYDEEDNGTIRLQFTEGELAELESELPYALADIYRYWQAVINKPQTVRREGEKTGRNDPCPCGSGRKYKACCGKN